One genomic segment of Thermovibrio guaymasensis includes these proteins:
- a CDS encoding 6-carboxyhexanoate--CoA ligase: MKEEKLFSVKMRSSFKGIHISGAEAIVLEEEVEETVLSFLKRARSHSRGRADFINVKVEELKEEPIRAPLLPVFHVEGDPLKALKRLFPLAGIPIDLGFKVYNLLLSGPAPGGRVMRGAMIVEVPSGRRLEPDMERGVRASFLGITREATDELKGLSGKHYTENLKEALTLTTKINYFDGVLGELCISDDPNYTTGYISVSGVGYFRLFNIKPLNHPKGGRALFVKRGIPVKDLISFLEKKPFLAVSFPGYYFELPENFRS; encoded by the coding sequence GTGAAAGAGGAAAAACTCTTTAGCGTTAAGATGAGGAGCTCCTTTAAAGGTATCCACATATCAGGAGCGGAGGCGATAGTTCTAGAGGAAGAAGTAGAGGAAACTGTTCTTTCTTTCCTTAAGAGGGCTAGAAGCCACTCACGGGGTAGGGCAGACTTTATAAACGTAAAAGTTGAAGAACTTAAGGAAGAGCCAATTAGAGCTCCTCTCCTTCCTGTCTTTCACGTTGAAGGTGATCCTTTAAAAGCCCTTAAAAGGCTCTTTCCTTTAGCGGGAATTCCGATTGATTTGGGTTTTAAGGTTTACAATCTCTTACTTTCCGGACCGGCTCCCGGTGGGAGAGTAATGAGGGGAGCTATGATCGTTGAAGTCCCTTCAGGTAGGCGCCTAGAACCGGACATGGAAAGGGGAGTTCGGGCCTCGTTCCTAGGGATTACCAGAGAAGCTACAGATGAGCTTAAAGGACTTTCTGGAAAGCACTATACCGAAAACCTAAAGGAGGCTTTGACTCTAACTACAAAGATTAACTATTTTGACGGGGTTTTAGGGGAGCTCTGTATCTCCGACGACCCTAACTATACAACCGGCTACATTTCAGTTTCAGGAGTGGGCTACTTTAGGCTCTTCAACATTAAGCCTTTAAACCACCCTAAAGGGGGGAGGGCTCTTTTTGTAAAAAGGGGAATTCCCGTGAAAGATTTAATCTCTTTCCTTGAGAAGAAACCTTTCCTTGCAGTTAGCTTTCCTGGTTACTACTTTGAACTTCCAGAAAACTTCCGCTCTTAA
- the mnmE gene encoding tRNA uridine-5-carboxymethylaminomethyl(34) synthesis GTPase MnmE — protein sequence MRDYMCQDTIAAIGTPIGRGAIGIVRISGKEALRILKELFRTKRGNKKEEFEERRVYYGLVVDEFGEPIDEVLAVYMRAPRSFTGEDVVEIHSHGGIVVVRKILREVLKRGARLAEPGEFTMRAFINGKIDLVQAEAINQLIEAKSEVEAKVALRHLEGSLSKRIEGIRNKLLETKAYIEAAVDFPEEEVEILERGKVKEKLIEIKEEIEKLLKSYREGKVIREGIKVAIVGRPNVGKSSLLNALLREERAIVTEIPGTTRDVIEESVTVKGIPVRLIDTAGIRDTAEKVERIGIERSLEKLKEADVVLFVVDGSVGLTEEDKKIWELLKGRKNVIVVVNKKDAGLKVNCKDLKEWNRCVEISAKEGKGIEKLSEEIVKMVLLEPEAVFGGEEEVITSERHRELLEKAKNSIEKALKSLEEGFESPEFLSMDIDQALESLGMIVGKVTTEDMYDIIFSRFCIGK from the coding sequence ATGAGAGATTACATGTGCCAGGATACGATAGCGGCAATCGGAACGCCAATTGGAAGAGGAGCTATCGGAATAGTTAGGATCTCTGGAAAGGAGGCTCTTAGGATACTTAAAGAACTCTTCAGAACTAAAAGGGGAAATAAGAAGGAAGAGTTTGAAGAGAGGAGAGTCTACTACGGACTGGTAGTTGATGAGTTTGGGGAGCCGATAGACGAGGTTTTGGCAGTTTACATGAGAGCTCCAAGGAGCTTCACGGGAGAGGACGTAGTTGAAATTCACAGCCACGGCGGAATAGTCGTGGTGAGGAAGATTTTAAGGGAAGTACTAAAGAGGGGAGCAAGGCTTGCTGAACCCGGTGAATTTACAATGAGGGCCTTTATAAACGGGAAAATTGACCTTGTACAGGCAGAAGCAATAAACCAGTTAATTGAAGCTAAGAGTGAAGTTGAGGCAAAGGTCGCTCTAAGACACCTTGAAGGCTCTCTATCAAAGAGAATTGAGGGGATCAGGAACAAACTCCTTGAAACTAAAGCCTACATAGAGGCCGCCGTAGATTTTCCAGAGGAAGAAGTTGAGATCCTTGAAAGGGGAAAAGTCAAAGAGAAGTTAATTGAAATTAAGGAAGAGATAGAAAAACTCCTAAAGAGCTACAGGGAAGGAAAGGTAATAAGAGAAGGGATAAAGGTGGCGATAGTTGGAAGACCAAATGTAGGCAAGTCCTCACTCTTAAACGCCCTTTTAAGGGAAGAAAGGGCTATTGTTACGGAAATTCCAGGAACTACGAGGGACGTTATTGAAGAGAGCGTTACTGTAAAGGGAATTCCCGTAAGGCTTATAGACACTGCTGGAATAAGGGATACTGCTGAAAAGGTGGAGAGGATAGGAATTGAAAGGAGCCTTGAAAAGCTGAAAGAGGCCGACGTTGTTCTCTTTGTAGTAGATGGTTCTGTCGGTTTAACTGAGGAAGATAAAAAAATTTGGGAACTCCTTAAGGGGAGGAAAAACGTAATAGTAGTAGTAAACAAAAAGGATGCGGGGTTAAAGGTCAACTGTAAAGATTTAAAGGAGTGGAACAGGTGCGTTGAAATCAGCGCAAAGGAAGGGAAAGGGATTGAGAAGCTTTCAGAGGAGATTGTAAAGATGGTTTTACTTGAACCTGAAGCGGTTTTTGGAGGTGAAGAAGAGGTAATAACAAGTGAAAGGCACAGGGAGCTCTTAGAAAAAGCTAAAAACTCAATTGAAAAAGCCCTTAAAAGTCTAGAGGAAGGTTTTGAATCTCCCGAATTCCTCTCAATGGATATTGACCAAGCCCTAGAGAGTCTAGGAATGATAGTAGGCAAAGTAACGACGGAGGATATGTATGATATAATTTTTTCTCGGTTCTGCATAGGAAAATAG
- the dtd gene encoding D-aminoacyl-tRNA deacylase, whose translation MKACLQRVISGKVVVNGKVVGEIGKGIVALVGFEKGDLTSYIDKMANKIVNLRIFEDDSGKMNLSLKEVGGELLLVPNFTLAADCRKGRRPSFQSSEEPSRAEEMFNRLVEACRDEGINVKTGIFGADMKVHIINDGPVTFILTNKEV comes from the coding sequence ATGAAGGCCTGTCTTCAGAGAGTAATTTCTGGAAAAGTTGTTGTTAACGGCAAGGTCGTTGGAGAGATCGGAAAGGGAATAGTTGCACTCGTTGGCTTTGAGAAGGGAGATTTAACGAGCTACATTGATAAGATGGCTAATAAGATAGTCAACCTTAGGATTTTTGAGGACGATTCTGGAAAGATGAACCTCTCTTTAAAGGAGGTTGGTGGGGAGCTCCTCCTCGTTCCCAACTTTACGCTTGCTGCCGACTGCAGGAAGGGTAGACGTCCGAGCTTTCAGTCATCTGAAGAGCCTTCCCGGGCCGAAGAGATGTTTAACAGGCTGGTTGAGGCCTGCAGAGATGAAGGGATCAACGTTAAAACGGGAATTTTCGGTGCAGATATGAAGGTTCACATTATCAACGACGGTCCGGTGACCTTTATCTTAACCAATAAGGAGGTCTAG
- a CDS encoding peptidoglycan DD-metalloendopeptidase family protein gives MKEDKIQFIVIKDEVGSYSRFSISKKLLITLSSLFLGSFVALTVFAGISIKEHFERKEEKRELTQRLKKLEGEISRLSSQNERLKKEVAKLEREREETVRELAKRVEMINSLMKKVGIKFESAGEGGTAVPIDKVLNNPSIDLKELIPGVDLIIKNFKTTPIGYPTAGRITSGFGLRRNPITGSVEFHLGVDIANRWRTPIRAAAEGKVVKAGYCRLLGKYVEIDHGNGFKTFYGHMAKIVVHKGQRVGRGMIIGLMGSTGRSTGPHLHYSIKYKGKIINPEPFLEVSLDRKKR, from the coding sequence ATGAAAGAGGACAAAATACAGTTCATAGTAATTAAAGATGAAGTAGGAAGCTACTCCAGGTTTAGTATTTCCAAAAAACTGTTAATAACCCTCTCCTCCCTCTTCCTCGGATCCTTCGTTGCACTTACGGTGTTTGCGGGAATTTCTATAAAGGAACACTTTGAAAGGAAAGAAGAAAAGAGGGAGCTAACACAGAGGTTGAAAAAACTTGAAGGGGAAATTAGCAGATTAAGTTCTCAGAATGAGAGGTTAAAAAAAGAAGTAGCAAAGCTAGAGAGAGAAAGAGAAGAAACCGTTAGGGAACTTGCTAAAAGAGTTGAAATGATTAACTCGTTGATGAAGAAGGTCGGTATAAAGTTTGAAAGCGCAGGGGAAGGTGGTACCGCCGTTCCGATTGATAAGGTACTGAACAACCCAAGCATTGATTTGAAGGAACTTATACCTGGGGTTGATCTAATCATAAAGAACTTTAAGACTACCCCTATAGGCTACCCTACAGCCGGAAGAATAACGTCTGGGTTCGGACTTAGGAGAAACCCTATCACAGGGTCTGTAGAGTTTCACCTGGGAGTAGATATAGCAAACAGGTGGAGAACTCCAATAAGGGCTGCTGCTGAAGGAAAGGTCGTAAAGGCTGGCTACTGCAGACTTCTTGGAAAGTACGTTGAAATAGACCACGGAAACGGATTTAAAACTTTCTACGGCCACATGGCTAAAATCGTAGTCCATAAAGGACAGAGAGTTGGAAGGGGAATGATTATAGGCCTCATGGGAAGTACCGGAAGGAGCACAGGACCTCACCTCCACTACTCAATAAAGTATAAAGGGAAAATAATAAATCCAGAACCTTTCCTAGAGGTGAGCCTTGATAGGAAAAAAAGATAA
- a CDS encoding MarC family protein produces MEFLKYFISLLVIVDPFFAAVIVSTIANSVTEVKSIGKGATLTFLVASLITILFGEAFLKLIGVSVFSIKIFGGLILLHMAFQMLQAHKPKTKHTDREEEAVYEKNNISVIPIGIPILFGPGAFTTLLIFREEASTLFSMLQLMLAVLSLAVIIYFSILNSLFFSKRLGPTGIGVMMRIFGLFTGALGSQFVVDGIKHLWMEGQ; encoded by the coding sequence TTGGAGTTCTTAAAGTACTTTATTTCCCTCCTTGTAATAGTTGATCCTTTCTTTGCAGCGGTAATCGTTTCAACTATTGCTAATTCTGTTACTGAAGTTAAAAGCATAGGAAAGGGAGCAACCCTTACTTTCTTGGTTGCTTCGTTAATAACGATCCTTTTCGGTGAAGCTTTCTTAAAGCTTATAGGAGTAAGTGTCTTTAGCATAAAAATCTTTGGTGGGCTGATACTGCTTCATATGGCATTCCAGATGCTTCAGGCCCACAAGCCTAAGACGAAGCATACCGATCGTGAGGAAGAGGCAGTCTACGAAAAGAACAATATTTCAGTGATTCCCATTGGGATCCCCATCCTCTTTGGTCCGGGAGCCTTTACTACGCTCTTAATTTTTAGGGAAGAAGCATCAACCCTCTTTTCCATGCTTCAACTGATGCTTGCTGTCCTTTCACTTGCCGTTATCATCTATTTTTCAATCCTAAACTCCCTTTTCTTCTCAAAGAGGCTAGGGCCTACGGGAATAGGAGTTATGATGAGGATTTTTGGCCTCTTTACGGGAGCCCTCGGTTCCCAGTTCGTCGTTGACGGGATAAAACACCTGTGGATGGAGGGACAATGA
- a CDS encoding bactofilin family protein, with protein MIGKKDKVESGEIKSILSEELKVEGNIFATGKVRIDGQVFGDVSGDYIIFGESSKVKGNVEAKRVVLMGEIEGDIKAEELEVRSSAKIKGNLNVRALSVEKGASLDGTVKSGSFLEVQSSNQES; from the coding sequence TTGATAGGAAAAAAAGATAAAGTAGAGAGTGGAGAGATTAAAAGCATTTTATCTGAAGAGTTAAAAGTTGAAGGAAACATATTTGCAACCGGCAAAGTAAGGATTGACGGTCAAGTCTTTGGAGACGTTTCAGGAGATTACATAATATTCGGAGAGAGCTCTAAAGTCAAAGGAAACGTTGAAGCAAAAAGAGTAGTCTTAATGGGTGAGATAGAGGGAGACATAAAGGCAGAAGAGCTTGAGGTGAGGAGTTCTGCAAAGATAAAAGGGAATTTAAACGTAAGAGCCCTCTCCGTTGAAAAGGGTGCTTCCCTTGACGGTACAGTTAAGAGCGGAAGTTTTCTGGAAGTTCAAAGTAGTAACCAGGAAAGCTAA
- a CDS encoding HAD-IIA family hydrolase, whose amino-acid sequence MIGFLLDLEGTLVKDKSYTPFKEAIDFTKELDRRGIPWIVATNNSTEKPYELIKILREKGFNVDEKKLLSPSLLAKDFLKEEGVSSIYFLGTDKIKEFFEEEGFEVKDDYRVDAVVVGRDREVNYQKLKVATSALVKNDAKLFSFHMNRLILDPDGLVGPSVGAIATALSYASNKPVISFGKPSKEYFNRAFELLGIKDPKRVFMVSDDPFTDLAQGKRVTGFKTVFVLSGKYSDEKVLEEVEPSLRPDYVFTDISGCLKLIEGNLE is encoded by the coding sequence ATGATTGGTTTCCTCCTTGACCTTGAAGGAACTTTAGTTAAGGATAAGAGCTATACTCCCTTTAAAGAGGCCATTGATTTTACTAAGGAGCTTGACAGGAGAGGAATTCCCTGGATAGTTGCTACGAACAACTCAACCGAGAAACCTTATGAGCTCATCAAAATCCTAAGGGAGAAGGGTTTTAACGTTGATGAAAAGAAGCTCCTTTCTCCCTCTCTCCTTGCAAAGGACTTCCTAAAGGAAGAGGGGGTAAGTTCCATTTATTTTTTAGGAACAGACAAGATTAAGGAGTTTTTTGAGGAAGAGGGCTTTGAGGTTAAGGACGATTACAGAGTAGATGCTGTAGTTGTAGGTAGGGATAGAGAGGTAAACTACCAGAAGCTTAAAGTAGCAACGTCGGCCCTTGTGAAAAATGATGCGAAGCTCTTCTCGTTTCACATGAACCGGTTAATTCTTGACCCTGATGGTTTAGTAGGACCGAGCGTTGGAGCAATTGCCACTGCTCTTTCCTACGCTTCTAATAAACCCGTAATCTCCTTTGGTAAACCTTCAAAGGAGTACTTTAATAGGGCATTTGAACTCCTAGGGATTAAAGATCCAAAGAGGGTATTTATGGTTAGTGACGATCCCTTTACAGACCTTGCCCAAGGGAAAAGAGTTACTGGGTTTAAAACTGTTTTCGTTTTAAGCGGTAAGTACAGTGATGAGAAGGTCCTTGAAGAGGTAGAACCTTCTCTAAGGCCTGATTACGTGTTTACTGATATTTCAGGTTGTTTAAAGTTAATAGAGGGAAACCTTGAGTAG
- a CDS encoding mechanosensitive ion channel family protein: protein MAGKDLWTGLLSNFQNFTSKHVPWLKVEYVFALSFLFLSLLSLWSRKFFRKLLMKFFLRDKRLTKAEKMLVSLSNWISYFFSLLFINLAFVQLSLPTKVLKVFNTAFFILYVFILTFVFARLVEISLERISQRVRKKVSPTEAPLVDTYYSMISKIVNVFIVLIALIAILDKLGFNVTSLVTSLGVGSLAVGLAAQDTIKNFISGILLVTDRQFRIGDRVYIKNIDVEGYVYDIGLRTTRILTISGNNLITVPNSKLTEGVIENSLYPDPKVKDSVEVGVAYGTDVEKVKELLIRSVEGVAGVLKEPPPSVYFTQFGDSSLIFKLIYYVERKDLAFGVKSTVNERIKRLFEENGIEIPFPQQDVWFRNPLRVEGERGKTL from the coding sequence TTGGCGGGCAAGGACCTTTGGACAGGTTTACTGTCCAACTTTCAGAACTTTACTTCCAAACACGTTCCTTGGCTTAAGGTTGAATACGTCTTTGCCCTCTCTTTCCTGTTCCTTTCACTCCTTTCTCTCTGGAGCAGGAAGTTCTTCAGGAAGCTTCTTATGAAGTTCTTCCTCAGGGATAAGAGACTTACTAAGGCAGAGAAGATGTTGGTTAGCCTTTCTAACTGGATTTCTTACTTCTTCTCGCTTCTCTTTATAAACCTTGCTTTTGTTCAGTTAAGCTTACCTACAAAAGTTTTAAAGGTCTTCAATACAGCCTTTTTTATACTGTACGTCTTCATTTTGACCTTTGTCTTTGCACGGCTCGTTGAGATTTCCCTTGAGAGAATTTCCCAGAGAGTGAGGAAAAAGGTCTCTCCTACAGAAGCTCCTCTTGTGGATACTTACTATTCAATGATTTCTAAAATCGTTAACGTTTTTATCGTTCTCATTGCACTAATAGCGATCCTTGATAAGCTCGGTTTTAACGTTACGTCACTGGTTACCTCTTTAGGAGTTGGTTCCTTAGCGGTAGGCCTTGCTGCTCAGGATACTATTAAGAACTTCATTTCAGGAATTCTCCTCGTTACCGATAGGCAGTTTAGGATAGGCGATAGGGTCTACATAAAGAACATAGACGTTGAGGGGTACGTCTACGATATAGGCTTAAGGACTACCCGCATTTTAACTATTTCAGGCAACAACTTAATAACCGTTCCTAACTCAAAGCTTACAGAGGGAGTCATTGAGAACTCCCTCTACCCTGATCCAAAAGTTAAAGACTCTGTTGAAGTTGGGGTAGCCTACGGTACAGACGTTGAAAAGGTTAAAGAGTTACTTATCAGGTCGGTTGAAGGAGTTGCAGGAGTTCTCAAGGAGCCGCCTCCTTCTGTCTACTTTACACAGTTTGGAGATAGTTCCCTTATCTTTAAACTGATCTACTACGTTGAGAGGAAGGATTTAGCATTTGGCGTAAAGTCCACAGTTAATGAGAGGATTAAGAGGCTCTTTGAGGAGAACGGAATAGAAATTCCTTTCCCTCAACAGGATGTATGGTTTAGGAACCCTTTAAGGGTGGAAGGTGAAAGAGGAAAAACTCTTTAG
- a CDS encoding UbiA-like polyprenyltransferase has protein sequence MSSILEKVKNYLELIKVEHTVFALPFALTSALIAADGFPSLYQVFWITVALFGARTAAMSLNRAIDAEIDAKNPRTANRHIPRGVVKKTEGLLLAVLGFALMVYSAYRLNPLAFKLSPVAIFVLTLYSFTKRFTALCHIVLGVAIALAPLGAWVAVRGSIDLPALILSAAVAFWVAGFDIIYALQDVEFDRKMGLFSIPAKLGVERALLLSRLFHLITLLCLIFVGLLENLGLFYYLGLLISAFFMVKEHRIVAREREKIAFAFFNLNGYISLTVFFFTLIDFLWRGTWSS, from the coding sequence TTGAGTAGTATTCTTGAGAAGGTAAAGAATTACCTTGAGCTCATAAAGGTTGAGCATACAGTCTTTGCCCTCCCCTTTGCCCTTACTTCTGCACTGATTGCTGCAGACGGTTTCCCTAGCCTCTATCAGGTTTTCTGGATAACCGTTGCCCTGTTTGGAGCAAGGACGGCTGCAATGAGCTTAAATAGGGCTATTGATGCAGAGATTGATGCGAAAAATCCCAGAACCGCCAACCGCCATATTCCAAGGGGTGTAGTAAAGAAGACGGAAGGTTTACTACTGGCGGTTTTAGGTTTTGCTCTTATGGTCTATTCAGCGTATAGGCTGAATCCTTTGGCCTTTAAACTTTCCCCGGTTGCAATCTTTGTACTGACCCTTTACTCCTTTACTAAGAGGTTTACGGCCCTCTGCCACATCGTTTTAGGAGTGGCCATAGCCCTTGCTCCACTTGGGGCGTGGGTTGCCGTTAGGGGAAGTATTGACCTTCCTGCACTTATCCTATCAGCTGCAGTTGCTTTTTGGGTTGCAGGCTTTGACATTATTTACGCCCTTCAGGACGTTGAATTTGACCGTAAGATGGGTCTCTTCTCAATACCAGCTAAGCTTGGAGTTGAGAGAGCTCTCCTCCTTTCCCGCCTGTTTCACCTAATAACCCTTCTATGTCTCATCTTTGTCGGCCTTTTAGAGAACTTGGGTCTTTTTTACTACTTAGGCCTTCTGATTTCAGCATTCTTTATGGTTAAGGAACACAGAATAGTGGCTAGGGAAAGGGAGAAAATAGCCTTTGCCTTCTTCAACCTAAACGGTTACATATCTTTAACAGTTTTCTTCTTTACTCTCATTGACTTTCTTTGGAGGGGGACTTGGAGTTCTTAA
- a CDS encoding dicarboxylate/amino acid:cation symporter encodes MGSFFLFFMVLGVFLGFIFGALFPSFSLSISFVGELFLRALKMVVLPLIVVSIAGAILNMETIDKFKRIGLRAILYYTTTTSLAVITGLVLVVLLKPGVGVPFSGNDFKPKEISFSLKELLVSLVPDNIFKALVNFDVLAVIVSTILFSLAVLSVEWRRELLLKQLITELDTSLMRLTSWIIKLAPVGICSLIASKVASLGGASALKPIFLSLSKYVLTVLAGLSFHALLTLPFLFFLFTRKNPYSLILKVKEALITAFATASSSATLPVTIAVSTAAGIKRQVANFTLPLGATINMDGTALYEAVAAVFLAQAYGMDLSLPQYLTIFLTATLAAIGAAGIPEAGLITMVLVLESVGIPIEGIGIILAVDWFLDRFRTAVNVLGDIIGAAIISASLEEK; translated from the coding sequence ATGGGAAGTTTTTTCCTCTTTTTTATGGTCTTGGGGGTTTTCCTAGGTTTTATCTTTGGAGCCCTTTTCCCCTCTTTTTCCCTCTCCATCTCGTTTGTAGGGGAGCTCTTTTTGAGAGCTCTAAAGATGGTTGTCCTTCCTTTAATAGTCGTTTCCATAGCAGGTGCCATCCTTAATATGGAGACGATAGATAAGTTTAAAAGGATAGGTTTAAGGGCTATTTTGTACTACACGACGACAACTTCCTTGGCAGTTATAACTGGACTTGTTCTTGTCGTTCTCTTAAAGCCGGGGGTTGGAGTACCCTTTTCAGGAAACGACTTTAAACCTAAAGAGATCTCCTTTAGCTTAAAGGAACTTCTAGTTTCCTTAGTTCCTGATAACATCTTTAAGGCCCTTGTGAACTTTGACGTTTTGGCAGTTATCGTTTCAACTATACTCTTTTCTCTAGCAGTTCTATCGGTTGAGTGGAGGAGGGAGCTCCTACTTAAACAGCTTATTACAGAGCTTGACACCTCTTTAATGAGGTTAACTTCCTGGATTATAAAGCTCGCTCCAGTAGGAATCTGTTCATTAATTGCCAGTAAAGTTGCATCCTTAGGTGGAGCTTCAGCTCTTAAACCTATCTTTCTATCCCTGAGTAAGTACGTTTTAACAGTTTTAGCAGGGCTATCCTTTCACGCTCTCCTTACTCTCCCCTTCCTCTTCTTTCTTTTTACCCGTAAGAACCCTTATTCTCTGATTCTTAAAGTAAAGGAAGCTTTAATAACAGCCTTTGCCACTGCTTCCTCTTCGGCCACCCTTCCGGTAACTATTGCCGTTTCAACAGCTGCTGGGATTAAGAGGCAAGTAGCCAACTTTACTCTCCCCCTTGGAGCCACAATAAATATGGACGGGACGGCTCTCTACGAAGCTGTTGCGGCTGTCTTCTTGGCACAAGCCTACGGAATGGACCTATCTCTTCCCCAATACTTAACTATTTTCTTAACTGCAACTCTAGCGGCAATCGGAGCAGCCGGTATACCAGAGGCTGGTCTAATCACAATGGTTTTGGTTCTTGAATCTGTTGGAATTCCGATAGAGGGAATAGGGATAATCCTAGCTGTTGATTGGTTCCTTGACCGTTTTAGGACTGCCGTTAACGTTCTTGGTGATATAATCGGAGCTGCAATAATTTCAGCTTCTCTGGAGGAGAAATGA